From Candidatus Peregrinibacteria bacterium, a single genomic window includes:
- a CDS encoding phosphoribosylamine--glycine ligase yields the protein MPPGAISPKNFLFISYGGLAGDLAWQIIKEGHNVKSYIRDKEEREVANGFVPKVSEWRSEIPWADVIIFDDVLGLGKVADKLRKQGKYVVGGTQYTDELEDNRTFGQEELKKYGIPIIPYQDFSSFDDAILFVRKHPAKYVIKPSGEVAKGFLFVGEEEDGRDVLQVLNDYKNAWGKKGPRFQLQKRINGVEIAIGAFFNGKEFIYPINVNFEHKKLFPGNLGPSTGEMGTTMFWSGPNKIFNLTLKKIEGKLAEVGYVGYIDINCMVNGQGIYPLEWTSRFGYPTISIQQEGMITPIGQFLFELASGKEPVLKTKIGFQIGVRIVVPPFPFRAEQTFQVMSKDSIVYFKKPTVTDGIHIEDVKLVNGEWVVTGSSGVVLIVCGTGQTMKQAQEQAYSRIKSISIPHMYYRKDIGDRWYEDSDRLHAWGYLREM from the coding sequence ATGCCTCCCGGTGCCATCTCTCCCAAGAATTTTTTATTTATTTCTTATGGAGGGCTTGCAGGAGATTTGGCGTGGCAGATTATCAAAGAAGGTCATAACGTGAAATCGTACATACGAGATAAAGAAGAAAGGGAAGTTGCGAACGGTTTTGTTCCAAAAGTATCAGAGTGGCGTTCGGAAATTCCTTGGGCGGATGTTATTATTTTTGATGATGTTTTGGGACTTGGAAAAGTAGCCGACAAATTGAGGAAACAGGGAAAATATGTTGTTGGTGGGACTCAATATACTGATGAACTTGAGGATAACAGAACATTTGGACAGGAAGAACTAAAAAAATATGGGATTCCTATTATTCCGTATCAGGATTTCTCCTCGTTTGATGATGCGATTCTATTTGTGAGAAAACATCCCGCAAAATATGTTATTAAACCAAGTGGAGAAGTCGCAAAAGGCTTTCTTTTTGTTGGAGAAGAAGAAGATGGGCGTGATGTGCTTCAAGTTTTAAACGACTATAAAAATGCATGGGGAAAAAAAGGTCCCAGATTTCAGCTTCAAAAAAGAATAAATGGCGTTGAAATTGCCATTGGTGCGTTTTTTAACGGAAAAGAATTTATCTATCCGATTAATGTAAATTTTGAGCATAAAAAACTTTTTCCGGGAAATCTCGGTCCTTCTACTGGTGAAATGGGAACTACTATGTTTTGGTCTGGTCCCAACAAAATTTTTAATCTCACTCTCAAAAAAATCGAAGGAAAACTTGCGGAAGTAGGGTATGTTGGATATATCGATATAAACTGTATGGTGAATGGACAGGGAATTTATCCGCTTGAGTGGACATCGCGTTTTGGGTATCCCACGATTAGTATTCAGCAGGAAGGAATGATAACACCAATTGGGCAGTTCTTATTCGAACTTGCTTCTGGGAAAGAACCAGTTTTAAAAACAAAAATCGGATTTCAAATTGGTGTACGCATTGTTGTCCCTCCTTTTCCATTTCGTGCCGAACAAACTTTTCAAGTGATGTCAAAAGATTCGATTGTGTATTTTAAAAAACCAACAGTGACCGATGGGATTCATATTGAGGATGTAAAACTCGTGAATGGGGAATGGGTAGTGACTGGTTCTTCAGGAGTTGTGCTCATCGTTTGCGGCACGGGACAAACCATGAAACAGGCCCAAGAACAAGCATATTCTCGAATAAAAAGTATCAGTATTCCGCACATGTATTATCGAAAAGATATCGGTGACAGATGGTATGAGGATTCTGATAGGCTTCACGCATGGGGATATCTCAGGGAAATGTAA
- a CDS encoding DUF378 domain-containing protein, giving the protein MKCKKCPLCCTLATIVIIGGLNWGLVALGYFLGTNANIVNLVFANSPLVENIVYAVVGVAAIMKVITYFFCPCSKCCQDGKEGEEGGSCCRK; this is encoded by the coding sequence ATGAAATGCAAAAAATGTCCATTGTGTTGTACATTAGCGACTATCGTTATTATTGGTGGTCTCAATTGGGGGCTGGTAGCGCTTGGATATTTCCTGGGAACGAACGCAAATATTGTAAATCTTGTTTTTGCAAACTCACCGCTCGTTGAAAATATAGTCTATGCAGTTGTTGGAGTTGCTGCAATCATGAAAGTTATTACCTATTTTTTCTGTCCGTGCAGCAAATGTTGCCAAGATGGAAAAGAAGGAGAAGAGGGCGGAAGCTGCTGCCGAAAATAA
- the gpmA gene encoding 2,3-diphosphoglycerate-dependent phosphoglycerate mutase: protein MKTYYLVLLRHGQSEWNKENRFTGWTDIGLSEQGKKEAEKAGEFLKKHRYEFDLGYTSVLKRANDTLEIILNKMKISLPIEKHWRLNERHYGALQGINKDEMRKKYGEEQVQIWRRSYDIRPPALDENDPRHPKFDPKYKDLSPKDLPATESLKDTVLRMMPFIEDVLIPSITGGKKIIVAAHGNSLRALVKYLEHISDEEIPKVEIPTGVPLIYKLDENLKVLEKFYIES, encoded by the coding sequence ATGAAAACTTACTACCTTGTTCTCCTCCGCCACGGTCAAAGTGAATGGAATAAAGAAAACCGGTTTACAGGATGGACTGACATCGGTCTCAGCGAACAAGGAAAAAAGGAAGCAGAAAAAGCTGGTGAATTCCTGAAAAAACACAGATATGAATTCGATCTCGGCTATACTTCAGTTTTGAAACGGGCAAACGATACGCTTGAAATCATTCTCAACAAGATGAAGATTTCACTTCCAATCGAAAAACACTGGAGACTCAATGAAAGACACTATGGAGCTCTGCAGGGGATCAATAAAGATGAAATGCGAAAAAAATATGGAGAAGAACAAGTGCAAATTTGGCGCAGAAGTTATGATATACGACCTCCAGCACTTGATGAAAATGATCCTCGCCATCCAAAATTTGATCCAAAATACAAGGACCTTTCGCCGAAGGATCTCCCTGCGACAGAGAGCCTCAAAGACACGGTTTTGCGCATGATGCCATTTATTGAAGATGTTCTCATTCCCAGCATTACCGGTGGAAAAAAGATTATTGTCGCAGCGCATGGCAACAGTTTGAGAGCACTCGTGAAATATCTTGAACATATTTCCGATGAAGAAATTCCAAAAGTAGAAATTCCCACCGGTGTTCCTTTGATTTATAAACTTGATGAAAATCTGAAGGTTCTCGAAAAATTTTATATTGAATCGTAG
- a CDS encoding type II toxin-antitoxin system Phd/YefM family antitoxin, translating into MHTTIPATDARKIFFQIIKKSSKLGSPVTITVDGEPKVVMISAEEFEGWKETLEILADKKLMKGIEEGLRDLQAKKTYTHEEVKNMFL; encoded by the coding sequence ATGCATACCACTATTCCCGCAACAGATGCTCGAAAAATATTTTTTCAAATTATCAAAAAAAGTTCTAAACTTGGTTCACCGGTGACCATCACCGTTGATGGAGAGCCGAAGGTAGTAATGATTTCTGCCGAAGAATTTGAGGGATGGAAGGAAACTCTCGAAATACTCGCGGATAAAAAACTCATGAAAGGTATTGAAGAAGGACTCAGAGATTTGCAAGCAAAAAAGACATACACTCATGAAGAAGTGAAAAATATGTTTTTATAA
- a CDS encoding type II toxin-antitoxin system RelE/ParE family toxin: protein MKYSILYSAKAVRSLKKIPKNWRERILEAIEELSESPFLGKKLKGPLSAMYSLRLWPYRILYVIRKKEVQIEIVDVDHRQKIYG from the coding sequence ATGAAATATTCAATTCTCTATTCTGCAAAAGCAGTACGAAGCTTGAAAAAAATTCCAAAAAACTGGCGAGAGAGAATTCTCGAAGCCATAGAAGAACTTTCTGAAAGTCCTTTTCTTGGAAAGAAGCTCAAAGGACCTCTTTCGGCAATGTATTCCCTTCGCCTGTGGCCGTACAGAATTCTCTACGTGATTCGGAAAAAAGAAGTCCAAATCGAAATTGTTGATGTGGACCATCGACAAAAGATATATGGATAA
- a CDS encoding helix-turn-helix domain-containing protein: MNEYMSIRGQFCPNKKCKFYQISSNRNVVIHSQKEHRFQCSKCQKTWVAHKDQIYFRLRSPKEKIDLALMLFESGKSVREIAREVKVSPSTVQRWKCISCS, encoded by the coding sequence ATGAATGAATACATGAGCATCAGAGGCCAATTCTGTCCGAATAAAAAATGTAAATTTTATCAGATTTCATCGAATCGAAATGTCGTTATTCATTCTCAAAAAGAACACCGATTCCAATGTTCGAAATGTCAAAAAACTTGGGTCGCGCATAAAGATCAAATTTATTTTCGTCTCCGAAGTCCAAAAGAAAAAATTGATCTGGCTCTCATGCTTTTCGAATCTGGGAAAAGTGTGAGAGAAATTGCGAGAGAAGTGAAAGTGAGTCCGAGTACGGTACAGAGGTGGAAATGCATTTCTTGTTCTTAA
- a CDS encoding aspartate/glutamate racemase family protein, giving the protein MKKIGLIGGVGWPSTIDYYRIINQEANKKFGNLCSPEILIYSLNFEPLMRLQYQGKWEESAQVLIQAAQSLEKAGADCVLICSVTTNIPSKRVQEKISIPLLSIITPCARIIQKMGLKTVGLLGTKATMGHSFFRDGLSKFGISVITPDESERNVIHKVIYNELCKNEIKSESREKYLKIINALVSVGAEGVILGCTEIPLLISSADVNIPSFDITHLHALEAFNFAIE; this is encoded by the coding sequence ATGAAAAAAATTGGATTAATTGGAGGTGTTGGATGGCCTTCCACAATTGATTATTATCGAATAATTAATCAAGAGGCGAATAAAAAATTTGGGAATCTTTGTTCTCCAGAAATTTTGATTTACAGTCTCAATTTTGAACCATTAATGCGTCTTCAATATCAAGGCAAATGGGAAGAAAGTGCCCAAGTATTAATACAAGCGGCACAAAGTCTTGAAAAAGCGGGAGCAGATTGTGTATTAATTTGCTCAGTCACCACAAATATACCTTCAAAACGGGTTCAAGAAAAAATTTCTATTCCACTTTTGAGCATTATCACCCCATGCGCAAGAATTATTCAAAAAATGGGATTAAAAACAGTTGGTTTACTCGGAACAAAAGCAACAATGGGACATAGTTTTTTTCGAGATGGTCTCTCCAAGTTTGGAATTTCTGTAATAACTCCTGATGAATCTGAGAGAAATGTAATTCATAAAGTTATCTATAATGAACTTTGCAAGAATGAGATAAAAAGTGAATCAAGAGAAAAATATCTTAAGATAATTAATGCCTTAGTCTCGGTTGGTGCTGAAGGAGTTATTTTAGGCTGTACAGAGATCCCGTTACTTATATCCTCAGCTGACGTGAATATTCCTAGTTTTGATATCACTCATCTTCATGCGCTTGAAGCTTTCAATTTCGCTATAGAATAA
- a CDS encoding threonine--tRNA ligase, with the protein MSANDLEIRRKHSASHIMTAAVKMIYPNVKLGVGPWTDEGFYQDFDLGDVKISEADFKEIEKKMRWIVNKNFPIVRHETDFETAQKIFEDDPYKQELMKDLKEKGETVYSFYNFETNAEKPFYIDFCAGPHLNSTGELGVFKLMSVAGSYWRGDEKRPMLTRIYGIAFATKEELEKYEKMIEEAKKRDHRKLGKELELFAFDDEIGPGLPLWLPNGAIIVEELEILAKEMEEKYGYKRVRTPHIAKEALYLRSGHLPYYAASMFPPMEMDEEKYYLKAMNCPHHHKIYAATSKSYRDLPLRLAEYGHCYRYEDSGALFGLMRVRSLCMNDAHLYCTEEQFEEEFTKVIEMYLYYFKLFGIEKYEMQLSKHSKEGLGKKYVDEPELWIKTEDLVRKALTNAKVPFVEAEDEAAFYGPKIDVQIWSVIGREFTLATNQLDFAVPKRFNLTYIDRDGSEKTPICIHRAPLSTHERMIGFLIEHYAGAFPAWLAPVQCAILPIAEAHEKYAKEIYEKIREFGGRVEIYESSESLGKRIREAQTQKIPFTLVLGDKEKEEGMVTVRKYGEEKQEKMKVEELLPLLKR; encoded by the coding sequence ATGTCCGCAAACGATCTCGAAATTCGCCGAAAACATTCCGCATCGCACATTATGACCGCGGCAGTGAAAATGATCTATCCCAACGTAAAGCTTGGCGTTGGACCGTGGACCGATGAGGGATTTTATCAAGATTTTGATCTCGGAGACGTCAAAATTTCCGAAGCAGATTTTAAAGAAATTGAGAAAAAAATGCGCTGGATTGTGAATAAAAATTTCCCGATTGTTCGCCATGAAACTGATTTTGAAACTGCACAGAAAATTTTTGAGGATGACCCGTATAAACAAGAACTCATGAAAGATCTCAAAGAAAAAGGCGAAACTGTCTATTCTTTTTATAATTTTGAAACGAATGCGGAAAAACCATTTTATATCGATTTTTGTGCTGGTCCGCACTTGAATTCCACGGGAGAACTCGGAGTATTTAAACTCATGAGTGTTGCTGGTTCGTACTGGCGAGGAGATGAAAAAAGACCGATGCTCACGAGAATTTATGGAATCGCCTTTGCGACCAAAGAAGAGTTAGAAAAATATGAAAAAATGATCGAAGAAGCGAAAAAACGAGATCATCGAAAGCTCGGGAAAGAGCTCGAACTTTTTGCTTTTGATGATGAAATTGGTCCGGGCCTTCCGCTCTGGCTTCCGAATGGAGCGATCATTGTGGAAGAACTCGAAATTCTCGCGAAAGAAATGGAAGAAAAGTATGGATACAAACGCGTTCGAACTCCGCATATCGCGAAAGAAGCTTTGTATCTCCGCTCAGGACATCTTCCGTATTACGCGGCATCCATGTTCCCGCCGATGGAAATGGATGAAGAAAAATATTATCTCAAGGCGATGAATTGCCCGCACCATCATAAAATTTACGCGGCGACATCAAAAAGTTATCGAGATCTTCCGCTCAGACTCGCGGAATATGGACATTGCTATCGCTACGAAGATTCCGGAGCGCTCTTTGGACTCATGCGAGTTCGTTCGCTCTGTATGAATGATGCCCATCTCTATTGTACCGAAGAACAGTTTGAAGAAGAATTCACCAAAGTTATTGAAATGTATTTGTATTACTTCAAATTGTTTGGAATTGAAAAATATGAAATGCAGCTTTCAAAACATTCCAAAGAAGGACTGGGAAAAAAATATGTTGATGAGCCAGAACTCTGGATAAAAACAGAAGATCTCGTTCGAAAAGCTCTGACAAATGCAAAAGTGCCTTTTGTGGAAGCCGAGGATGAAGCAGCATTCTACGGTCCAAAAATTGACGTCCAGATTTGGTCAGTGATCGGTCGAGAATTTACCCTCGCCACGAATCAGCTCGATTTCGCCGTTCCAAAAAGATTCAATCTCACGTATATCGATCGAGATGGGTCTGAAAAAACTCCGATTTGCATCCATCGCGCACCACTCAGCACTCACGAACGCATGATCGGATTTCTCATTGAACATTATGCTGGGGCTTTTCCTGCCTGGCTTGCTCCTGTGCAATGCGCGATTTTGCCAATTGCGGAAGCACATGAAAAATACGCGAAAGAAATTTATGAAAAAATTCGTGAATTTGGCGGAAGAGTTGAAATTTATGAATCCAGTGAAAGTCTCGGAAAACGTATTCGAGAGGCTCAGACGCAAAAGATTCCGTTTACGCTCGTTTTGGGAGATAAGGAAAAGGAAGAAGGAATGGTGACAGTTCGAAAATATGGAGAGGAAAAACAGGAAAAAATGAAGGTTGAAGAATTATTGCCCCTTTTGAAACGGTGA
- a CDS encoding adenylyltransferase/cytidyltransferase family protein — protein MTEKIPQIPPKKSGKIRVLAFGAFDIIHPGHIDFLKNAKKLGDELFIIVGKDVTIEKHKGKKPSFSEEERRAQVQSLHIADGVFVGFEDDYLKLPLMISPDIIALGYDQNAPMKLLAEYFPTAKITRLSPHFPEQFKSSKFRSIFPSS, from the coding sequence ATGACCGAAAAAATTCCACAGATTCCTCCAAAAAAATCAGGAAAAATTCGTGTCCTCGCATTTGGAGCCTTCGATATTATTCATCCGGGGCATATTGATTTTTTGAAAAATGCAAAAAAACTCGGAGATGAACTTTTTATCATTGTCGGAAAAGATGTCACGATCGAAAAACATAAAGGAAAAAAACCATCGTTTTCGGAAGAAGAACGAAGAGCGCAAGTTCAGAGTTTACATATCGCCGATGGAGTTTTTGTCGGCTTTGAAGACGATTATCTCAAACTTCCGCTCATGATTTCTCCGGATATCATTGCCTTAGGATATGATCAAAATGCGCCCATGAAACTTTTGGCAGAATATTTTCCTACAGCAAAAATCACTCGACTTTCTCCCCATTTTCCAGAACAATTTAAATCGTCAAAATTCAGGAGTATATTTCCAAGCAGTTAA